The proteins below come from a single Parageobacillus thermoglucosidasius genomic window:
- a CDS encoding S8 family peptidase, which translates to MENMFRLIPFTIEEKLENVKEIPEGVNMVQAPEIWKEGIKGKDIVIAVIDTGCDKDHSDLKDRIIGGRNFTTDDNGDADNYSDYNGHGTHVAGTIAATENGQGVVGVAPEAKLLILKVLANDPNNPGSATGKYEWIVNAIHYAVDQKVDIISMSLGGPSDVPELHQAVKRAVENNILVVCAAGNEGDGNERTEELSYPAAYNEVISVGAVSLDGRISRFTNSNKEIDVVAPGEKILSTIPGGKFAVFSGTSMATPHVSGALALIKQLSEKEFGRKLTEPELYAQLIKRTMPLGFPKTLEGNGLVYLTAPDLLSRHYEKTQISSI; encoded by the coding sequence ATGGAAAATATGTTTCGTTTGATTCCGTTTACGATTGAAGAAAAGCTTGAGAATGTCAAGGAAATCCCTGAAGGCGTCAATATGGTACAAGCACCTGAGATTTGGAAAGAAGGCATAAAAGGCAAAGACATCGTGATTGCTGTCATTGATACTGGATGCGATAAAGATCATTCTGACTTAAAAGATAGAATTATTGGCGGAAGAAACTTTACCACAGATGACAACGGTGATGCTGATAATTATTCAGATTATAACGGTCACGGCACACATGTGGCTGGAACGATCGCCGCAACAGAAAATGGCCAAGGTGTAGTTGGCGTTGCTCCTGAAGCAAAACTGTTGATTTTAAAAGTGTTGGCAAATGATCCAAACAATCCGGGATCAGCAACTGGCAAATATGAATGGATTGTAAACGCTATTCACTACGCTGTTGATCAAAAAGTAGATATTATCTCCATGTCATTAGGTGGTCCTTCCGATGTGCCGGAATTACATCAAGCAGTCAAAAGAGCTGTTGAAAACAATATTTTAGTTGTGTGTGCAGCAGGAAATGAAGGGGACGGAAACGAAAGAACGGAAGAACTTTCGTATCCGGCAGCCTACAATGAAGTTATTTCCGTCGGGGCCGTCAGCCTTGATGGTCGAATATCTCGATTTACTAATTCAAATAAGGAAATCGATGTTGTTGCACCAGGGGAAAAAATTCTTTCCACCATTCCAGGCGGCAAATTCGCTGTTTTTAGCGGCACATCAATGGCAACTCCTCATGTTTCAGGCGCTTTGGCTTTAATCAAGCAATTATCGGAAAAAGAATTTGGGCGAAAGCTTACCGAACCTGAGCTCTATGCTCAATTAATCAAACGTACAATGCCGCTAGGTTTTCCGAAAACGTTGGAAGGAAACGGACTCGTTTACTTAACAGCACCAGATCTTTTAAGCAGACATTATGAGAAAACGCAAATCTCAAGCATATAA
- a CDS encoding MFS transporter gives MSANMETPVQQASALVAAISRKQMIIAVMASLLGWSLDLYDLFILLYVAPELGKLFFPTDKPTLSLAAVYASFAVTLFMRPLGSALFGAYADRNGRKRAMVVAVSGVGISTALFGALPTVAQIGAAAAIIFIILRLVQGVFVGGVVASTHTIGTESVPEKWRGLMSGLVGGGGAALGALLASIVYFVLSSVFSGPEFSEWGWRFMFFTGILSSVLGLFVFKKLEESPLWMQHKKKQETKPEYQQSPVKMVFTKYLSVLLVNLMIVIGGGSAYYLTCGYLPTFLKVINNIPQTVSSIILMVSSISAMVAAVVLGHLSTIIGRKKTFILLGIVNLFALPYLYTELADAQDLTMITLYAMGLAFLGNGSYAPVLIFLNERFPTSIRSTGTGLSWNMGFAVGGMMPTFVTMASRQTSDIPSSLAYFFIALFLLYLLGSFIIPETKGNFK, from the coding sequence ATGAGTGCAAATATGGAGACACCCGTTCAGCAAGCTTCTGCATTGGTAGCAGCGATTAGTAGAAAGCAAATGATAATAGCCGTTATGGCGTCCCTGTTGGGATGGTCGTTGGATTTGTATGATCTCTTTATTCTGCTCTATGTTGCGCCTGAGTTAGGAAAGTTGTTTTTCCCGACAGATAAACCGACACTTTCATTGGCCGCTGTGTATGCTTCTTTCGCCGTTACACTGTTTATGCGCCCGCTCGGCTCAGCGCTTTTTGGTGCCTATGCTGATCGCAATGGAAGGAAACGGGCAATGGTTGTGGCCGTGTCTGGTGTAGGGATTTCTACCGCACTGTTTGGAGCGTTGCCAACGGTGGCTCAAATCGGTGCCGCTGCAGCGATCATATTCATTATTCTTCGTTTAGTCCAAGGTGTATTTGTCGGAGGAGTCGTTGCCTCCACTCATACGATTGGTACGGAATCCGTTCCGGAGAAATGGCGCGGATTGATGTCCGGCCTTGTCGGCGGGGGCGGTGCTGCTCTTGGTGCATTGCTGGCTTCCATTGTATATTTTGTTTTGTCCAGTGTTTTCTCTGGGCCGGAATTCAGTGAGTGGGGCTGGCGTTTCATGTTCTTTACCGGCATATTGAGCTCTGTTCTCGGACTGTTCGTATTCAAAAAGCTTGAGGAGTCTCCTTTATGGATGCAGCACAAGAAGAAGCAAGAAACGAAACCGGAATATCAGCAGTCTCCGGTGAAAATGGTATTCACTAAATATTTGTCGGTTTTATTAGTTAATTTAATGATAGTGATCGGCGGTGGCTCAGCCTATTACTTAACTTGCGGGTATTTGCCTACCTTTTTAAAAGTAATTAATAATATCCCGCAGACCGTATCCTCTATAATTCTTATGGTAAGCAGTATTTCTGCGATGGTTGCTGCTGTTGTTCTCGGTCATTTGAGCACCATTATTGGCAGAAAGAAAACGTTCATTTTACTAGGCATCGTAAATCTGTTTGCTCTTCCGTACTTGTATACAGAACTGGCAGACGCCCAAGATTTGACAATGATTACACTCTATGCAATGGGGTTGGCGTTTTTAGGGAATGGCTCATATGCTCCTGTGCTGATCTTTTTAAATGAGCGTTTTCCTACATCTATTCGTTCGACAGGTACTGGGCTGTCCTGGAATATGGGGTTTGCCGTAGGTGGGATGATGCCGACTTTCGTAACAATGGCCAGCCGTCAAACGTCGGATATTCCATCATCTTTGGCGTATTTCTTTATTGCTCTCTTCCTTTTGTATCTGTTGGGGAGCTTCATCATTCCGGAAACAAAAGGAAATTTTAAGTAA
- a CDS encoding enoyl-CoA hydratase/isomerase family protein: protein MEAVKQYDHIRVEKNREKKTATIVFDRPEKMNYISMLARSQFSEIFDELNKDDDVRVIIIKGEGTQAFSAGGNIPEFMEVHPEELSHLAVNVAAPERSPKPVIAQLQGYTFGVGLEIAMACDFRIAADDTLLALPEMNLGMIPGSGGTQRVAKIAGLTRAKDMIMRARRIPADEAYQWGLITKVVPKTELENEVHALADELMKFSPLALKVCKQVLNAAYETPLSAGLEIEGKAYGLLRTTEDFREGVSAFVEKRKPNFKGK, encoded by the coding sequence ATGGAAGCAGTAAAACAATATGATCACATTCGCGTGGAAAAAAATCGGGAGAAAAAGACAGCTACTATTGTTTTCGATCGTCCAGAAAAAATGAACTATATCAGCATGCTTGCGCGCTCCCAATTTTCCGAAATTTTTGACGAGTTAAATAAAGACGATGATGTTCGCGTCATCATCATTAAAGGAGAAGGGACTCAAGCATTTAGCGCAGGAGGAAATATTCCGGAATTTATGGAAGTGCATCCGGAAGAACTTTCCCATCTTGCTGTAAATGTTGCAGCACCAGAACGCTCTCCAAAGCCGGTGATTGCTCAACTGCAAGGTTATACATTTGGAGTTGGTCTGGAAATTGCGATGGCTTGTGATTTCCGCATTGCTGCTGATGATACACTCTTAGCGCTGCCAGAGATGAACCTTGGTATGATTCCTGGAAGTGGCGGGACACAGAGGGTGGCAAAAATCGCTGGATTAACGCGCGCGAAAGATATGATTATGAGAGCAAGAAGAATACCAGCAGATGAAGCATATCAATGGGGGCTTATCACAAAAGTGGTTCCAAAAACAGAGCTTGAAAATGAAGTCCATGCGCTTGCAGATGAACTGATGAAATTTTCGCCACTTGCGCTAAAAGTATGTAAACAAGTATTGAATGCAGCTTATGAAACACCGCTTAGCGCAGGTCTTGAAATCGAAGGAAAAGCATATGGATTGCTCCGTACAACGGAGGACTTCAGAGAAGGTGTATCGGCATTCGTGGAAAAAAGAAAGCCGAACTTTAAAGGCAAATAA
- a CDS encoding OsmC family protein: MAQASTLFKVSAKGKWESGVKTNISVRHFPTFSTDEPAELGGADAAPTPLEYVVAALNGCNGVMIPLVAKELGFTFSGIDFEATGIIDTRGLMGEEGVRTHFQKVRFQVNIQTEESEERVEQLKKEVEKRCPVLNLLLDAGIQVDTKWSKK, encoded by the coding sequence ATGGCTCAAGCATCTACATTGTTTAAAGTGTCCGCTAAAGGCAAGTGGGAATCGGGTGTTAAAACTAATATTTCTGTGCGGCATTTTCCAACTTTTTCTACGGATGAACCGGCAGAATTAGGTGGGGCTGATGCAGCGCCAACTCCATTAGAATATGTAGTTGCTGCTCTGAATGGTTGTAATGGAGTGATGATTCCATTAGTTGCGAAAGAATTAGGGTTTACTTTCTCAGGAATTGATTTTGAAGCGACAGGCATTATTGATACCCGGGGACTAATGGGGGAAGAAGGAGTTCGCACACATTTCCAAAAGGTTCGTTTCCAAGTGAATATACAAACTGAAGAAAGTGAAGAGAGAGTTGAGCAGCTGAAAAAGGAAGTTGAGAAAAGATGCCCTGTATTAAATCTTTTGCTTGATGCAGGGATTCAAGTGGATACAAAATGGAGCAAGAAATAA